A section of the Gloeocapsa sp. DLM2.Bin57 genome encodes:
- a CDS encoding serpin family protein, with the protein MSETENMTATQEIVKANNSFGFDVFSLLWKYNQQENIFISPSSMSFALSMLYNGATGETAREMREVLHTKDLDLEMINRQNQTIRDILTDIDPQVQLAIANSLWLKKDFSFQAEFLSNNQTFYNAQISELDFSSPEAVVTINNWVNENTAGKITKIIDEIDEAIDRLCLINAVYFKGDWTYQFNPQKTTERAFYLTNGQEVSVEMMSQKSRFYYLETEDFQAVSLPYGATENLNMYIFLPSEESNLGEFIGLLNLENWQQWLSQMRPIKVNLYLPKFTIEYNRDMENILIELGMQRAFLEIQAEFDAMTKEEVYVNKVKHKTFIEVNEEGTKAAAVTAIIVSTGFTESPTMTMKVNRPFFYVIGERQTGTIIFMGAMLNPTIE; encoded by the coding sequence ATGTCAGAAACAGAAAATATGACTGCAACTCAAGAGATAGTCAAAGCAAATAACAGCTTTGGATTTGATGTATTCTCTTTACTCTGGAAATATAACCAACAGGAGAATATTTTTATCTCCCCTTCTAGTATGAGTTTCGCTCTCTCAATGCTCTATAATGGTGCTACAGGAGAAACCGCTAGAGAGATGAGAGAGGTTTTACATACTAAGGATTTAGACTTAGAGATGATCAATCGCCAAAATCAAACAATCAGGGATATTCTAACAGATATTGATCCTCAAGTGCAACTAGCGATCGCCAATTCTTTATGGTTAAAAAAAGATTTCAGTTTTCAAGCAGAATTTTTAAGTAATAATCAAACCTTTTATAACGCTCAAATCAGCGAATTAGACTTTAGTAGTCCAGAAGCAGTAGTAACCATTAACAATTGGGTGAATGAGAATACCGCGGGTAAAATTACAAAAATCATTGATGAGATTGACGAAGCAATCGATAGGTTATGTCTGATTAATGCGGTTTATTTTAAAGGAGATTGGACTTATCAATTTAATCCCCAAAAAACAACCGAGAGAGCATTTTACCTTACAAATGGTCAAGAAGTAAGCGTAGAAATGATGTCTCAAAAAAGTCGATTTTATTACTTAGAAACAGAAGATTTTCAAGCAGTCAGTCTCCCTTATGGAGCAACAGAAAATCTGAATATGTATATCTTTCTTCCTTCTGAAGAAAGCAATTTAGGTGAATTCATCGGCTTGTTAAATCTCGAAAACTGGCAACAATGGCTATCCCAAATGCGACCAATAAAAGTAAATCTATATTTACCCAAATTTACAATAGAATATAACAGGGACATGGAAAATATACTCATAGAATTAGGGATGCAACGCGCATTTTTAGAAATACAAGCTGAGTTTGACGCTATGACGAAAGAAGAAGTCTATGTCAACAAAGTTAAACACAAAACCTTTATCGAAGTCAACGAAGAAGGAACAAAAGCAGCTGCAGTTACTGCAATAATAGTGAGTACAGGTTTTACAGAATCTCCCACAATGACGATGAAAGTAAACCGACCCTTTTTCTACGTCATTGGGGAACGTCAGACAGGTACAATAATATTTATGGGTGCAATGCTGAACCCAACAATAGAGTAA
- a CDS encoding serpin family protein, with protein sequence MIKKTKPLIIFLLSLLLTIVGITVQPQPTMSETENMTATQEIVKANNSFGFDVFSLLWKYNQQENIFISPSSMSFALSMLYNGATGETAREMREVLHTRDLDLETINSQNQTIREILTNIDPQVQLAIANSLWLKEGFSFQAEFLNNNQTFYNAEISELDFSSQEAVVTINNWVNENTAGKISEIIDSIDPQEILFLINAVYFKGDWTYQFNPENTSQREFYLTDAQEVSVEMMSQMSDFAYLQNEYFQAISLPYGETENLNMYIFLPVEGSNLDEFISLLNLENWQQWLAQMRPIEISISLPKFKREYEQEMGDILRELGMQRAFSAEQADFDAMTTQPVHVSNVKHKTFIEVNEEGTEAAAVTSIGVRATSVGPIMEVNRPFFYAIGERQTGTILFMGTMLNPTVE encoded by the coding sequence ATGATTAAAAAGACTAAGCCACTAATCATTTTTCTACTATCTCTATTGTTAACTATAGTAGGGATAACCGTACAACCACAACCAACTATGTCAGAAACAGAAAATATGACTGCAACTCAAGAGATAGTCAAAGCAAATAACAGCTTTGGATTTGATGTATTCTCTTTACTCTGGAAATATAACCAACAGGAGAATATTTTTATCTCCCCTTCTAGTATGAGTTTCGCTCTCTCAATGCTCTATAATGGTGCTACAGGAGAAACCGCTAGAGAGATGAGAGAGGTTTTACATACTAGAGATTTGGATCTAGAGACAATCAATAGCCAAAATCAAACAATCAGAGAGATTCTAACAAATATTGATCCTCAAGTGCAACTAGCGATCGCCAATTCTTTATGGTTAAAAGAAGGTTTCAGTTTTCAAGCAGAATTTTTAAACAATAATCAAACCTTTTATAACGCTGAAATTAGCGAATTAGACTTTAGTAGTCAAGAAGCGGTGGTAACCATTAATAATTGGGTGAATGAAAATACAGCGGGTAAAATCAGCGAAATTATTGATAGTATTGACCCTCAAGAGATATTATTTCTGATTAATGCGGTTTATTTCAAAGGAGATTGGACTTATCAATTTAATCCCGAAAATACTAGTCAGAGAGAATTTTACCTCACAGATGCTCAAGAAGTAAGTGTAGAAATGATGTCCCAAATGAGTGATTTTGCTTACTTACAAAACGAATATTTTCAAGCAATTAGTCTCCCCTATGGAGAAACAGAAAATCTGAATATGTATATCTTTCTACCTGTTGAAGGAAGCAATTTAGATGAATTTATTAGCTTATTAAATCTTGAAAATTGGCAACAATGGTTAGCCCAAATGAGACCAATAGAAATAAGTATAAGTTTACCCAAATTTAAAAGAGAATATGAACAAGAAATGGGAGATATACTCAGAGAATTAGGGATGCAACGCGCATTTTCCGCAGAACAAGCCGACTTTGACGCTATGACGACACAACCAGTCCACGTGAGTAACGTTAAACACAAAACCTTTATCGAAGTTAACGAAGAAGGAACAGAAGCAGCAGCGGTAACTTCAATAGGAGTACGTGCCACTTCAGTAGGACCGATAATGGAGGTAAACCGCCCCTTTTTCTACGCCATTGGGGAACGTCAAACAGGTACAATACTCTTTATGGGTACAATGCTGAACCCAACAGTAGAGTAA
- a CDS encoding penicillin-binding protein 2: protein MSYLKKSHHKSRKLRLVSNHPPKRIKKSVAKRTYPLRLRLVWGILLVAIVLLGVRLYYLQIIQGEELATKAKQQQLTSLTPYTPRRQIVDRNNNVLATDELHYTLYIHPKYFSETPEEVAEKIATILPEQTPSELVEKFQTRPTGIKLVDNLPEHVAEDLKALRLNGIDLNQEYRRFYPQGNTIAEVVGYVDRAHQGQAGIENSQQRIISSNIAPDRLTVRRTGEGYIIPAEIPANFLTVDDLRLQLTIDLGLQKVARTALQKQIRRYNAKRGTVLVMDAQNGALLAMVSEPTYDPNNYSKYPVELFRNWAVTDLYEPGSTFKSINVAIALEMGVIQPDTRIYDAGKLEIDVWEVRNHDYQEKGANGILSITEILEKSSNVGMIEIMKRIPPQDFYRQLENLGLKTNVGVGLPGDTPGHLKPEVEFFSHEIEPATASFGQGLSLTPLKLLQLNGILANNGVMVTPRVVNGLVDSQGNLHWQPNYNEKRIFSPTTTQAVLKMMESVVEEGSGFAAQVPGYRIAGKTGTSQKAVRGGYDLSAKITSFVGIIPVSSPRYVVLAVVDEPKGHNTFGSTVAAPIVGEVMQSLIAIEGIPPDGELETP from the coding sequence ATGAGTTATTTGAAAAAATCTCATCACAAGTCAAGAAAACTAAGATTAGTTTCTAATCATCCTCCCAAACGAATAAAAAAATCTGTAGCAAAAAGAACTTATCCACTCAGATTAAGACTAGTTTGGGGTATATTGCTCGTAGCTATTGTCTTACTTGGGGTGAGGTTATATTATTTACAAATTATACAAGGAGAAGAATTAGCCACAAAAGCTAAACAACAACAATTAACCTCTTTAACTCCTTATACTCCTAGAAGACAAATAGTTGATAGAAATAATAATGTTTTAGCAACAGATGAGTTGCACTATACCTTATATATTCATCCTAAATATTTTAGCGAAACTCCTGAAGAAGTTGCCGAAAAAATAGCGACTATTCTTCCTGAACAAACTCCTAGTGAATTAGTAGAAAAATTCCAAACCAGACCAACAGGTATTAAATTAGTAGATAATTTACCTGAACATGTAGCGGAAGATCTCAAAGCTTTGAGATTGAATGGAATTGATTTAAATCAAGAATATAGAAGGTTTTATCCCCAGGGAAATACCATAGCTGAAGTTGTAGGTTACGTTGATAGAGCACATCAAGGACAAGCGGGAATAGAAAATAGTCAACAACGAATTATTAGCAGTAATATTGCTCCTGATAGATTGACGGTTAGAAGAACAGGAGAAGGTTATATTATTCCTGCAGAAATACCCGCAAATTTCTTAACAGTTGATGATTTAAGGTTACAATTAACCATAGATTTAGGGTTACAAAAAGTAGCCAGAACAGCCCTACAAAAACAAATAAGACGTTATAATGCTAAAAGAGGGACAGTATTAGTAATGGATGCTCAAAATGGAGCACTATTGGCTATGGTGTCTGAACCAACTTACGATCCTAATAATTATAGTAAATATCCCGTAGAATTATTCAGAAATTGGGCTGTTACAGATTTATATGAACCTGGTTCAACCTTTAAATCAATTAATGTGGCGATCGCCCTAGAAATGGGAGTCATTCAACCTGATACGAGGATATACGATGCAGGTAAACTCGAAATAGATGTTTGGGAAGTAAGAAACCATGACTATCAAGAAAAAGGGGCTAATGGTATTCTCAGTATCACCGAGATTCTCGAAAAATCTAGTAATGTGGGTATGATCGAAATCATGAAACGTATCCCCCCCCAAGATTTTTATAGACAACTAGAAAATTTAGGCTTAAAAACTAATGTAGGGGTAGGTTTACCCGGAGATACACCAGGACATCTTAAACCAGAAGTAGAGTTTTTTAGTCACGAAATCGAACCAGCTACCGCTTCTTTTGGTCAAGGTTTGTCTCTAACTCCCTTAAAATTATTACAATTAAATGGGATTTTAGCTAATAATGGTGTGATGGTTACCCCTAGAGTGGTTAATGGTTTAGTAGATAGTCAGGGTAACTTACATTGGCAACCTAACTATAATGAGAAACGGATTTTTTCTCCTACAACCACTCAAGCTGTCTTAAAAATGATGGAAAGTGTGGTAGAAGAAGGTAGTGGCTTTGCAGCACAAGTACCAGGTTATCGCATCGCTGGGAAAACAGGTACTTCTCAAAAAGCCGTACGCGGAGGTTATGATCTTAGTGCAAAAATTACTAGTTTTGTGGGGATTATACCCGTTAGTTCACCTCGATATGTAGTTTTAGCGGTGGTAGATGAACCCAAGGGACATAACACTTTTGGTAGTACAGTAGCAGCGCCAATCGTGGGAGAAGTAATGCAGTCATTAATAGCGATCGAGGGTATTCCTCCCGATGGTGAGTTAGAAACCCCCTAA